The genomic stretch GGAGCAAAGATCATCACACCTGGAGCAATTACAATTCCCGCTCGTTTAGTGAGTGATTTCGTTTCAAGCCTTCCAAAAGGTACAGTTGACTTAAAGGTAAAGGACAGCCACCTTACTATTTCTTCTGGTGGATATACATCAGTTATCAATGGTGTCATTGCTGACGAGTTTCCTGAGTTACCAACGATTGATGAAACTTCCTCTATTCAATACAGCGTTAACGTCGCCGATTTTAAACAAGCCGTTTCGCAGACTGTTATTACAAGTAGTAATGACAGCACGCGGCCTGTACTCACCGGTGTATACTGGCATTCGTTTGAGGGCTATCTTTACTTGGCAGCAACAGATGGCTACCGTCTATCTGAGCGTCGGCTTGTAGAGACAAAAAGCGAAGTGGCGGCAATTATTCCAACGTCATCTTTGCAAGAGGTTTTACGCACGATCAGTGATGATGTCACTGAAATCGATATGCTATTTGACGAAACACAGGTTCGCTTTAGGGTTGGTGAGGCTGAGGTGACGAGCCGACTTATTGACGGTAACTTCCCTCCTTACCGGACACTCATTCCAGATACATCAGAAACGACA from Candidatus Chromulinivoraceae bacterium encodes the following:
- the dnaN gene encoding DNA polymerase III subunit beta, encoding MELSVTQENLSKALSNVGRVASSKAGLPILSNILLRTDGNRLLVAATNLEIASTHYIGAKIITPGAITIPARLVSDFVSSLPKGTVDLKVKDSHLTISSGGYTSVINGVIADEFPELPTIDETSSIQYSVNVADFKQAVSQTVITSSNDSTRPVLTGVYWHSFEGYLYLAATDGYRLSERRLVETKSEVAAIIPTSSLQEVLRTISDDVTEIDMLFDETQVRFRVGEAEVTSRLIDGNFPPYRTLIPDTSETTLVIDASDFVRITKIAGLFARDSGGSVTLTADKEKQTLSIHSIASELGENTSETAVEVSSDGQVTLNSRYLAEALAAIDGKVVEFRFSGKLAPCVLTSKSDDVNYKHIIMPLKS